A genomic segment from Aegilops tauschii subsp. strangulata cultivar AL8/78 chromosome 1, Aet v6.0, whole genome shotgun sequence encodes:
- the LOC109759533 gene encoding QWRF motif-containing protein 7, with the protein MESAGGSIPRPQTASARRLGRSSSSASRAGAGAFAYDGMRAAPLFSSANFARSLRKAASFGHKKKPSPGDADAAAQPPRRALSSKDQNTVHGADAGAVTLSPRRSPPQPGVGARQGPWEPTRRRRSTGGASPDETPADKVSAGALRDMMARKREGSEKEETVHRARVLATRLLQWRFANARMEKAVARATSAAENKLFYTWLRVAELRNIHAAKRIVAQRRRQKLKLERLLRPQLPLLAPWESLDKPHSDAVTDLAGALSAACTPLPVTAGAQVDMESLHEIMFACVGTVTEIEANADTFYATAGATSGALGELASTIRQEVEGLEEAMRLSRIVTRLQMQEASLRTNLVQAKHKRDHDMGVAFVAPATAASGWCY; encoded by the exons ATGGAGTCCGCCGGCGGTAGCATCCCTAGGCCGCAGACGGCGTCCGCGCGCCGGCTGGGGCGCAGCTCCAGCTCTGCTTCCCGCGCCGGCGCTGGGGCGTTCGCCTACGACGGGATGCGCGCCGCGCCGCTCTTCTCCTCGGCCAACTTCGCACGCTCCCTCCGCAAGGCGGCCTCGTTCGGCCACAAGAAGAAGCCAAGCCCCGGCGACGCCGATGCAGCCGCGCAGCCGCCCCGCCGGGCACTGAGCAGCAAGGACCAGAACACTGTCCACGGCGCGGACGCCGGGGCGGTGACGCTATCCCCCCGCCGGTCGCCGCCACAGCCCGGCGTCGGTGCGAGGCAAGGCCCCTGGGAGCCGACGAGGCGGAGGCGGAGCACCGGGGGGGCGTCGCCGGACGAAACCCCGGCGGATAAAGTATCGGCTGGCGCGCTGAGGGACATGATGGCGCGGAAGAGGGAGGGGTCCGAGAAGGAGGAGACGGTGCACCGGGCGCGCGTGCTCGCCACGCGGCTGCTGCAGTGGCGGTTCGCCAACGCTCGGATGGAGAAGGCCGTCGCCCGCGCGACCTCCGCAGCCGAG AACAAGCTGTTCTACACGTGGCTCCGCGTGGCGGAGCTGCGCAACATCCATGCGGCGAAGCGGATCGTggcgcagcggcggcggcagaaaCTGAAGCTGGAAAGGCTGCTGCGGCCGCAGCTCCCCCTCCTCGCACCATGGGAGTCGCTCGACAAGCCCCACTCCGACGCCGTCACcgacctcgccggcgccctcTCCGCCGCCTGCACACCTCTCCCCGTAACCGCCGGCGCCCAA GTCGACATGGAGTCGCTCCACGAGATCATGTTCGCCTGCGTGGGCACGGTGACCGAGATCGAAGCCAACGCCGACACGTTCTACGCCACG GCCGGAGCGACGAGCGGCGCGCTAGGCGAGCTTGCAAGCACGATACGGCAGGAGGTGGAAGGGCTCGAGGAAGCCATGCGGCTGTCCAGGATCGTCACTCGCTTGCAG ATGCAGGAGGCGAGCCTTCGAACGAACTTAGTTCAGGCGAAGCATAAGCGTGATCACGACATGGGAGTCGCCTTCGTCGCCCCGGCGACTGCAGCTTCCGGATGGTGCTATTGA